A part of Emys orbicularis isolate rEmyOrb1 chromosome 13, rEmyOrb1.hap1, whole genome shotgun sequence genomic DNA contains:
- the LOC135887921 gene encoding olfactory receptor 10A7-like, with protein sequence MKYAEESRRGNLTVVTEFILLGLSNHRELEVPLFSIYLLFYTITLTGNILLITITMDPALHTPMYFFLRVLSFLEICYTSVTVPKILVNFLSEDKSISYMGCFVQMYFLLFLGASECFLLAAMAYDRYVAICNPLRYSLIMNKMVCLSLAVLSWFSGNVVSLVQTVWVSTLPFCGSSKINYFFCDIPPLIKLSCTDTSQYEMQLFTAAILVIFTPFTLILVSYIFIISTILKMASAEGRHKAFSTCSSHLIVVTLYYGCSSLIYLRPNSINLPDSNKVLSLIYTTVTPTLNPFIYSLRNKEVKEALRRILGDMIKRKIFSHRK encoded by the coding sequence ATGAAATATGCAGAAGAATCAAGAAGGGGGAACCTCACTGTGGTGACTGAATTCATTTTACTGGGACTGTCCAACCACCGCGAGCTGGAAGTGCCTCTGTTCTCCATTTATCTGTTATTTTACACCATTACCCTGACTGGGAACATCCTTCTCATCACAATCACCATGGACCCagcccttcacacccccatgtatttctttCTCCGGGTCTTATCCTTCCTGGAGATCTGTTATACTTCAGTCACTGTCCCCAAGATTCTGGTGAACTTCCTCTCAGAGGACAAGAGCATTTCCTACATGGGCTGCTTTGTACAAATGTATTTCCTGCTCTTTCTTGGGGCCTCCGAGTGCTTCCTTCTGGCCGCCATGGCGTATGACCGCTATGTGGCCATATGCAACCCACTGAGATACAGCCTCATCATGAACAAGATGGTGTGCCTTTCTTTGGCAGTTCTCTCATGGTTCAGTGGTAATGTGGTGTCCCTAGTACAAACAGTCTGGGTTTCCACCTTGCCATTTTGTGGATCCAGTAAGATTAACTATTTTTTCTGTGACATTCCCCCATTGATTAAGCTTTCTTGCACTGACACCTCTCAGTATGAAATGCAGTTGTTTACAGCTGCTATACTGGTCATCTTCACTCCATTTACTCTCATCCTTGTGTCCTACATCTTTATTATCTCCACCATCTTAAAGATGGCATCGGCTGAAGGCAGAcacaaagccttctccacctgctcctcacacctcattgtggtgacatTGTATTATGGGTGCAGCAGTCTGATCTATTTAAGACCCAACTCCATTAACTTACCAGACAGCAACAAAGTGCTATCTCTGATATACACAACTGTTACCCCCACCTTGAACCCCTttatctacagcctgaggaacaaggaggtaAAAGAGGCTCTGAGGAGAATATTGGGGGACAtgataaagagaaaaatattttctcataGAAAGTAA